A window of the Flavobacterium sangjuense genome harbors these coding sequences:
- a CDS encoding WecB/TagA/CpsF family glycosyltransferase has translation MTIQILGIQFFKGKTEEVFTFLKNKGGLLTVPAAPALVTIAHDKEYYDALLESDIVIPDSGYMILIWNTFFKSKINKISGLEFINFFVENINKFKDDTFFLVNPSDVDGKINKDFLNSKGLKIEEKDIYTAPFYNGDVRDTKLLTLIEAQKPKWIFINIGGGTQEKLGLFLKHKLSYSPAILCTGAALAFKTGRQVNMPGWVDYIYMGWLLRCISNPKVFIPRYFSGFKLLNMILINKSNKVTVNN, from the coding sequence ATGACAATTCAAATTTTAGGAATTCAATTCTTTAAAGGAAAAACAGAAGAGGTATTTACATTTTTAAAAAACAAAGGCGGTCTGCTTACAGTACCAGCTGCTCCGGCTCTTGTAACTATTGCTCACGATAAAGAATATTATGATGCTTTGCTCGAGTCCGATATAGTAATTCCGGATAGTGGTTATATGATATTAATTTGGAATACATTTTTTAAAAGTAAAATAAACAAAATTTCAGGTTTGGAATTCATCAATTTTTTTGTCGAAAACATAAACAAATTTAAAGACGACACTTTTTTTCTAGTGAACCCTTCGGATGTTGATGGTAAAATAAATAAGGATTTTTTAAATAGTAAAGGGTTAAAAATAGAAGAAAAAGATATTTATACCGCGCCATTTTATAATGGAGATGTCAGAGACACTAAACTTTTGACATTAATAGAAGCTCAAAAGCCAAAATGGATTTTTATCAACATTGGTGGCGGAACCCAAGAAAAGCTTGGTTTGTTTTTAAAGCACAAGCTGTCTTATTCTCCGGCAATTTTGTGTACAGGAGCAGCATTGGCTTTTAAAACAGGCAGACAGGTAAACATGCCAGGTTGGGTAGATTATATTTATATGGGTTGGTTATTGCGATGTATTTCAAATCCAAAGGTGTTTATCCCCAGATATTTTAGTGGCTTTAAGCTTTTAAACATGATTTTAATTAATAAATCGAATAAGGTAACTGTTAATAACTAA
- a CDS encoding NAD-dependent epimerase/dehydratase family protein: MKKILVCGAGGFIGGHLVNRLKSEGHWVRGVDLKENEYGNNNSDEFILGDLRDPVVAQKAVKGIDEVYQLAADMGGAGYIFTGDHDADVMNNSALCNLNVLGASQKEGVKKIFYSSSACMYPEYNQMDPDNPKCSEDSAYPAAPDSEYGWEKLFSERLYLSYHRNYGIEVRIARFHNIFGPQGTWNGGKEKAPAAMCRKAAEAEDGTSIEVWGDGKQTRSFLYIDECVEAVMRLMNSDFTGPVNIGSEEMISINDFAQMAIDISGKKLKINNIPGPTGVRGRNSDNKLLFEKLQWAPSLSLIDGMKKTYSWIDSQIQVEVKK; the protein is encoded by the coding sequence ATGAAGAAAATACTAGTATGTGGCGCAGGGGGGTTTATTGGAGGACACCTTGTAAATAGATTAAAATCAGAAGGACATTGGGTAAGAGGAGTCGATTTAAAAGAAAACGAATACGGTAACAATAATTCGGATGAATTCATACTAGGAGATTTAAGAGATCCGGTTGTTGCCCAAAAAGCAGTAAAAGGAATTGATGAAGTTTATCAATTAGCAGCAGATATGGGCGGTGCCGGTTATATTTTTACCGGCGATCATGATGCTGATGTAATGAATAACTCTGCACTATGTAATCTTAATGTACTGGGCGCTTCACAAAAAGAAGGAGTTAAGAAAATATTCTATTCTTCCTCTGCTTGTATGTATCCTGAGTATAACCAAATGGATCCGGACAACCCTAAATGTTCTGAAGATTCAGCATATCCTGCAGCTCCTGATAGTGAATATGGCTGGGAAAAGCTATTCAGCGAAAGACTTTATTTATCGTATCATAGAAACTACGGAATAGAAGTTAGAATAGCAAGATTTCACAATATTTTTGGGCCTCAGGGAACCTGGAATGGAGGGAAGGAAAAAGCACCGGCAGCTATGTGCAGAAAAGCAGCCGAAGCAGAAGACGGAACAAGCATAGAGGTATGGGGAGACGGAAAACAAACACGTTCTTTCTTATATATTGATGAATGTGTTGAAGCAGTTATGAGATTAATGAATTCGGATTTTACAGGACCTGTTAATATTGGTTCAGAAGAGATGATTTCCATCAATGACTTTGCACAGATGGCGATTGATATTTCCGGAAAAAAATTAAAAATCAACAACATTCCCGGACCAACAGGAGTAAGAGGAAGAAATTCAGATAATAAATTATTGTTCGAAAAACTGCAATGGGCACCTTCTTTATCTTTGATTGACGGAATGAAAAAAACGTATTCCTGGATAGACAGTCAAATTCAGGTTGAAGTAAAAAAATAA
- a CDS encoding O-antigen ligase family protein, protein MKNNYPFFKFFSLKTNQELNKETPLYLLIFVLLSIPLPHSVNSIAIGLLVFSTFFFFKKQNFKIDYTLLFPILLYLLMLLSYFWTIDKSLTLPALSKELPFLLIPLCFIIFGGISKYQKQLILQVYSYGILVYALFYLVKATIRYFSSHDSSVFFYHELVTKDVNAIHVSVYMAISFFYFYTKPIKKIIDFLCIGILLLMVILLSSQNIIIAFIGLIIVYHLFYSKLSKQLRLKNLIVFLILVLSLGFIGSIKDKLHHEYETIMTDSTVNDVISKENKTTFYNVSIKQAWTNTVFNQNDFFPGTAFRVYQFRIFLEMMNEDNIFWKGYGLNASYPKIEAKGVAYHVYQGDDSSDGYQKMNFHNQYVQNFADLGVFGFLLIVIMLFINVKNAIKTKDFVNFAFAFLMISLFLTESFLWRQRGVVFFTMMYCLFNSGINQKNPSVE, encoded by the coding sequence ATGAAGAATAACTATCCATTTTTTAAGTTTTTTTCTCTGAAAACAAATCAAGAGCTTAACAAAGAGACACCACTTTATTTATTAATTTTTGTGTTGCTCTCCATCCCGCTGCCACATTCGGTAAACAGTATCGCTATTGGCTTATTGGTTTTTTCAACCTTCTTTTTTTTCAAAAAGCAGAATTTTAAGATAGACTATACATTATTATTTCCCATACTGCTGTATCTTTTGATGCTGCTTTCCTATTTTTGGACCATAGATAAAAGTTTAACATTACCGGCATTATCAAAAGAATTACCCTTTCTCCTCATACCTTTATGTTTCATTATTTTCGGAGGAATATCTAAATATCAAAAGCAACTTATTCTGCAGGTATACAGTTATGGGATATTGGTGTATGCCTTATTTTATCTTGTCAAAGCAACAATACGTTATTTTTCCTCGCACGATAGCAGTGTTTTCTTTTACCACGAATTGGTAACCAAAGATGTGAATGCCATACATGTTTCGGTCTACATGGCCATTTCATTTTTTTACTTCTACACAAAACCGATAAAAAAAATCATTGATTTCCTATGCATTGGTATTTTGCTGTTGATGGTTATTCTACTCTCTTCCCAAAACATTATTATAGCATTTATTGGTTTGATAATAGTATATCATTTGTTCTACTCCAAACTTTCTAAGCAATTGCGTTTGAAAAATCTGATAGTATTCTTGATCCTGGTTCTATCATTAGGGTTTATAGGAAGTATAAAAGATAAATTACATCATGAGTATGAAACAATAATGACAGATAGTACTGTAAATGATGTTATTTCAAAAGAAAACAAAACAACATTTTACAATGTCAGCATAAAACAGGCCTGGACAAATACAGTCTTCAATCAAAATGATTTTTTCCCAGGAACAGCCTTCAGGGTATACCAGTTTAGAATATTTTTAGAAATGATGAATGAAGACAACATTTTTTGGAAAGGTTATGGACTGAACGCATCTTATCCCAAAATTGAAGCTAAAGGCGTGGCTTATCATGTATATCAGGGTGATGATTCCAGTGATGGATATCAAAAGATGAATTTTCACAATCAATATGTTCAGAATTTTGCAGATTTGGGAGTTTTTGGCTTTTTATTGATAGTAATAATGCTTTTTATTAACGTTAAAAATGCAATCAAAACAAAAGATTTTGTGAATTTTGCTTTCGCATTTCTAATGATAAGTTTATTTTTGACCGAATCATTTTTATGGAGGCAACGAGGCGTGGTTTTTTTCACTATGATGTATTGTCTTTTTAATTCAGGGATTAATCAAAAGAATCCTAGTGTAGAATAA
- a CDS encoding UDP-glucuronic acid decarboxylase family protein gives MKKILITGAAGFLGSHLCDRFIAEGYFVIGMDNLITGDLKNIEHLFKHKNFEFYHHDVTKFVHVPGDLDYILHFASPASPIDYLKIPIQTLKVGSLGTHNLLGLARVKKARILIASTSEIYGDPLVHPQTEDYYGNVNTIGPRGVYDEAKRFQESITMAYHTFHGVETRIVRIFNTYGPRMRLNDGRVIPAFIGQALRGEDLTIFGDGSQTRSFCYVTDQVEGIFRLLHSDYEQPVNIGNPNEITIKDFAEEIIKLTGTNQKVVYHPLPINDPMQRQPDTTRAKNILGWEAKVSREEGMKLTYEYFKSLSSEELLKEEHKNFKSYIH, from the coding sequence ATGAAAAAAATATTAATTACTGGTGCGGCTGGGTTTTTGGGTTCTCATCTTTGTGACCGTTTTATCGCAGAAGGATACTTCGTCATAGGAATGGATAACCTGATTACAGGAGATTTAAAAAACATAGAACATTTATTTAAACATAAGAATTTTGAGTTTTATCATCATGATGTTACCAAATTTGTTCACGTACCGGGTGATTTAGATTATATTCTTCATTTTGCATCACCCGCAAGTCCGATAGATTATTTAAAAATCCCAATCCAAACCCTAAAGGTTGGTTCACTTGGAACCCACAATCTTTTAGGTCTGGCTCGGGTAAAAAAGGCCAGGATTCTTATTGCTTCAACTTCTGAAATTTATGGTGATCCATTGGTACATCCACAAACAGAAGATTACTATGGTAATGTAAATACTATTGGACCAAGAGGTGTCTATGATGAAGCCAAACGTTTTCAGGAATCAATTACAATGGCTTACCACACTTTTCACGGGGTAGAAACAAGAATCGTTAGAATATTCAATACCTATGGACCAAGAATGCGACTAAATGACGGGCGTGTTATTCCGGCATTCATTGGTCAGGCATTACGCGGAGAAGATTTGACGATTTTTGGAGATGGAAGTCAAACGCGGTCATTTTGTTATGTAACAGATCAGGTTGAAGGCATTTTCAGATTATTGCATTCAGATTACGAGCAGCCTGTAAACATTGGAAATCCAAACGAAATTACCATTAAGGATTTCGCTGAAGAAATTATTAAATTAACAGGCACAAACCAAAAAGTAGTTTATCATCCGTTGCCAATTAACGATCCGATGCAGAGACAGCCTGACACAACACGAGCTAAAAACATTTTAGGCTGGGAAGCAAAAGTTTCAAGAGAAGAAGGAATGAAATTAACGTATGAATACTTTAAATCACTTTCTTCAGAAGAACTTTTAAAAGAAGAACATAAAAACTTCAAAAGTTATATCCACTAG
- a CDS encoding undecaprenyl-phosphate glucose phosphotransferase translates to MYYLAYQTITWISIAVIVRYYEIFRFTTPVDILTKLMKQFSVFLLIVIAFFPFAKTSIFSGSAVALFMSVTFIIVVAFKTFLFIYLKRYRIVTGSNYRNAIIIGYTPEAIRLKEVFETRIDYGYRFAGYFSDKKQNPNIVGKIDDIKSFTIENKIDEIYCSLNEISNEKLKELVEFADDNKKAIKFIPDTKEIFSKNLKVDYYELFPVLSLQKTQLHNPYIKRVKRAFDIIFSLFVIIFLLSWLIPILTILIKLESKGPVFFKQGRPGMDEKEFFCYKFRSMQVNGFTEKEASKNDPRVTKMGKFMRKTSMDELPQFFNVLLGDMSVVGPRPHLWSQNKAYASKIKKYMVRHYVKPGITGLAQVKGFRGEIETEEDMVNRIKLDVFYIENWSLIMDIKIIFQTVFNIFKGEDKAY, encoded by the coding sequence GTGTATTATTTGGCTTACCAAACTATCACCTGGATTTCCATAGCGGTTATAGTAAGATATTATGAAATTTTCAGGTTTACTACTCCGGTAGATATTCTGACTAAACTGATGAAGCAATTCAGTGTGTTTCTATTGATTGTCATTGCTTTCTTTCCTTTTGCAAAGACGTCAATTTTTAGCGGTTCAGCTGTGGCGCTTTTTATGTCTGTGACCTTCATTATTGTTGTTGCCTTTAAAACCTTTTTATTTATTTATTTAAAAAGGTATAGGATTGTTACAGGAAGTAATTACAGAAATGCAATTATCATCGGATATACACCTGAAGCAATTCGGTTAAAGGAAGTTTTTGAAACAAGGATAGATTACGGGTATAGGTTTGCGGGATATTTCTCGGACAAAAAGCAGAATCCAAATATTGTTGGGAAAATAGACGATATTAAAAGTTTTACCATAGAAAATAAAATAGATGAGATTTATTGTTCTTTAAATGAAATTTCAAATGAAAAACTGAAAGAGTTAGTCGAATTTGCCGACGATAATAAAAAGGCAATTAAATTCATTCCTGATACTAAAGAAATTTTTTCTAAAAATTTAAAAGTTGATTATTACGAATTGTTTCCGGTACTATCTCTTCAAAAAACACAACTGCATAATCCCTATATAAAAAGAGTTAAAAGGGCTTTTGATATTATTTTTTCATTATTTGTGATAATTTTTTTGTTATCGTGGCTGATTCCTATTTTGACTATTTTAATAAAATTGGAATCAAAAGGGCCTGTATTTTTTAAGCAGGGAAGACCGGGAATGGATGAAAAAGAATTTTTTTGTTATAAATTCCGTTCTATGCAGGTAAATGGATTTACCGAAAAGGAAGCCTCTAAAAATGACCCGAGAGTTACCAAGATGGGGAAATTTATGCGAAAAACAAGTATGGACGAATTACCACAGTTTTTCAATGTTTTACTCGGAGATATGTCGGTTGTTGGACCAAGACCACACTTATGGTCACAAAACAAAGCTTACGCCAGTAAAATAAAAAAATATATGGTACGTCATTATGTTAAACCCGGCATTACAGGTTTGGCACAAGTGAAAGGATTTAGAGGCGAAATTGAAACTGAAGAAGACATGGTAAACCGTATAAAACTTGATGTCTTTTATATCGAAAACTGGTCACTAATTATGGATATCAAAATCATTTTTCAAACAGTATTTAATATCTTCAAAGGAGAAGACAAAGCGTATTAG